The genomic DNA CCTGGAGGGCCCGTGTGATGGTGTTTGCACAGAGAAGGGCCGAcaccctgtcccctgatggtctgggcccctcccctgaaaggtgccaactgaaggtgctggagaacaaagggatcgggtggcctcctggccccggaaagagacaaaggccagaggagtggctggagggggtgtcagtttTGAGCTGGGGAGAcggggggaggcccagaacctgggtctgggctccccaccccccaagatggccCTGagtgaggggtccggttctctgtacccaCAAGCTCTGGGTTTGGGGCAGTTCCTGTCGGCTGattggctgagagtcccggtgaatcgcaggaagtgggggtgcagggcccggaccccccccccgcactccgtGACACCAGGCGTGCGGATCGGAGCACTCTGACCGCTAACTCCTCTTTAGGGTTAGATACTAAAGGGTGGGCTGGCAGCAGGGTCTTTTGGGGGTGACACCCCGGCACCCCTTATTCCCCACAGTCACGGAATGAGGGGATGTTTTGGGCCGAGTCTGTCCGGTGAGGAATCACTCGAAAAGTCTCCCTCAGTtctgctccaggggcccaggctgggaaGAAGCCAGTtcccggttccctaccgggtgtTCGTCGAGATGTGGTGCTCACGTCCGTTCCACGCCCCAGCCTCATCCTCCTTCCCCGCTGCCGGCGTTTCCGGCAAGAaggaagtgagggtggggggagccggtgGCGCCCCTTATACCACGTCACGTGGGCGCCACAGCCGCTCCCCTACAGACACGGCTGAGGGACAAGCTGCCGGCACCGGCGCACGAGGCGAGTGCACACTCCTCGCAGACGTGGCAAGCGCTGGAAGATGAAGTGGTGGGTGGAGAGCCTGCCGCCGGGTGGGTCCCTACCTGTGCGAATGCCGGGGAAGTGCTggcttggagggctttgcagcccAGGCTGGTGGTTCGGGGGGGGACCCCAgttccagggggcacccaggggGGGACCCATCACAGTCAGAGACAAACTAGCAGCGACCAGGTAATGTGGCTGGCGAGCAGAGTTCCCAGAGGCCCCGCGGGGCTGCACGTACCATGGCTGGGGCCCCGGGCTGCGGGGGGGGCTGGCCGGGCGGCTGGGTCAGCAGGCTGGAGCCGGTGGTGACGGTGGACACCAGGCTGGGTTGGGAGGAGGGCGGCAGCTTGGGGGCCATGGCCGGGACAGAGCCGGCGGGGAGCGGCTGCGCGGGCGCCTGGCTGAAGGGCGTCTGCAAGGCGTTCAGCGGGGtgactgcgggggagagggggaaagcagTCAggatcccgcccccccagccccttcccctccccccaggccctcTCGagacccctcccctcagccctgacccccacaaGCCCCACCTTGAGACTTCACCCCCAGGAACCCGCCCCACAACCTCCCACTCCATTGTGAGACCCCCCATCCTCCCCGGGTTCCCCCGGCACTCACAGCGCGAGGCTAGGCTGGCTTTCTGGTTCTTGGCGGCCTCCACGGCAGACTGCGCTGCAGCCTGGGCGGCGttgagggagctgggctgggggacatGTGGGGCGAAGCAAAGGTCAGCCGGGCTGGGGGCGTACCTGGCAGGGCCGGGAGgcgagtggcagggctgggacccacCAGGGGGCCGTGACTGGTAGGGCTGGGAGgcaggtggcagggctgggacccccccgGGGGATGTACCTGGTAGGGCTGGGAGGCGggcggcagggctgggaccccccccGGGGGATGTACCTGGTAGGGctgggaggcggggctgggaccccccccgGGGGATGTACCTGGTAGGGCTGGGAGGCGggcggcagggctgggacccccccgAGGGACGTACCTGGTAGGGctgggaggcggggctgggacccccccggGGGACGTACCTGGTAGGGctgggaggcggggctgggacccccccgaGGGACGTACCTGGTAGGGatgggaggcggggctgggacccccccggGGGACGTACCTGGTAGGGctgggaggcggggctgggacccccccggGGGACGTACCTGGTAGGGctgggaggcggggctgggacccccccggGGGACGTACCTGGTAGGGCTGGGAGgcgggtggcagagctgggagccccccgggggaCGTACCTGGTAGGGCTGGGAGGCGggcggcagggctgggacccccccgGGGGACGTACCTGGTAGGGctgggaggcggggctgggaccCCCCGGGGGACGTACCTGGTAGGGctgggaggcggggctgggacccccccggGGGACGTACCTGGTAGGGCTGGGCGGCGGGCGGCAGGGGCTGCTGCGGGGCCGGCGGGTGCTGCGGGGGCGCGGTGGGGAGCTGCGGTTGGGGCACCACCTGCTTGGGCTGGATGGCACCAGAGGCTGCGCTGCCACCtactgggggatgggagacagGTCAGCAGCCAGGAGAGGCCGGCACCACCCAATGTACCTTGACCCCTGGGTGGGACCTCAGGCGaacctgactccctgccaggAGGAGGTGACCCCAGCATGACCTCTGACCCCTTTCCGGGAGGGGTGACCCCAGCATGACCTCTGACCCCTTGCCGGAAGGGGGTGACACCAGCATGACCTCCGACCCCTTGCCGGAAGGGGGTGACGCCAGCACGACCTCCGACCCTCTGCTGGGTACGGGTGACCCTGTCATGACCTCTGACCCCCTGGTAGATGGGGTGACCCAGACATGACCTCTGCCCCTCCCACGGGAAGGGACGGCCCCCAGCATGACCTCTCACCCCCATCTGAAAGGGGTGACCCTGCTGTGACCTCTAAGCCTTTGGCAGGTGTGGTGACCCCAGCATGACCTCTGACCCTCTGCTGAGAAGGGATGACCCTAGTGTGACCTCTGGGGCCGTATAGATTCCTAGTTTCCAGCTCAGACGGGGCCCCGCGATCGCAGCGGCGCCAGCCCCAGGGAACCCTCCTCTGGCTGGTTCCCAGGCTGGATCCGTCCcattgcaccccccagccccacgcccgcagccacccccactctgcccgcTGCCAAGCCCCTCGGGAGACACCGGCTGCCCGCGCAGGGCTGCCATTTGCtggttctcccccaccctcgctgcGGCTCCTGGACGCTGCCCCTTTCGTCGGCCTCACggttcctctctgccccctcccgcccGGGCGTCCTGCTCACGGCTCCGCAGCTCCAGGATgtctcctctgccctcccccggccgagcccccctccatcgccccccacccccttacccggCAGCACCATGCCGCGGATGAGGATCATGTGCCGGGGATCCTGGCTGAAGTCTTTGGGCTGGGCCTCCAGCATCCCGCCGGGCGTGGCCTTGTCGAAGAGCACCCGGAGCGCCGGCAGCTTGCGGGGGGACACGACGGAGAAGTGGATCCcgcgctggggaggggagggacgggGTGAGTGGAGCCCGAGgaatggggagagaacccaggcgtcctggttcccagccccccatgctctaagcactagaccccactcccctcccagagctggggagaacccaggtgtccaggctcccggccccccctcaCCTCTCCGATCTTCTGCACCAGGTTCTCGGTGGTGTAGCCGGAGTAGGTGGTGCTCTCCACGGCCGGCAGCAGGTAGGGGGGCGAGTTGCAGATCAGGATGCAGACCTTGTGGGTCTGGCCTCTGCgcgaggggagagggagagacagacggggtgccgggggggggaggatgcaATGGAGCCTCCACTTCCCAGCATGCAGCCCAGCACGGTGGGAGCTGGGGAATGCAGCCGGAGCGCCTAGCCCCCGACCCCATCCAGCGCCCCAGGGCTGCgaccctgagcccccagccccagagctggaacctccccccacccccgcgctGCAGGGACACCCCCCGTCCGCCATCCCgggctccccccctccgccccacacTCACATCTGCTCCCTCATCTTCTTGAAGTCGTCGAAGAGCTGCAGGGCCGTGCTGAGCCCCTCGGCGATGAGGCTGCAGCTCTCGCCGCCGCCCCCCACAAACCTGCACGGGAGGGACATGGAGCCGAGTGAGGCCCCCAGGACACCGCCTGCACGGAGCGagggatgggacccaggagtcctgctctgacccacagaaacccactcccctcccagggccagggagagaacccaggagagtcctggctcccccgctctaaccactagaccccactcccctcccagggccagggagagaacccaggagagtcctggctcccccgctctaaccactagaccccactcccctcccagggccagggagagaacccaggagagtcctggctcccccgctctaaccactagaccccactcccctcccagggccagggagagaacccaggagagtcctggctcccccgctctaaccactagaccccactcccctcccaaggccagggagagaacccaggagtcctgacttctatCTGTCTAAGGAGACATTTCCCCACGAGCTGCATGgcacttccctcccccactttcaCTCTTGGGGTCTCCCCTCTCACCCCCCCTTACTGGATGCCTCATACCCCCCCCCTTACTGGAGGCCTCTCccctcgcccccaccccccaccccactcactggATGCCGTCCAGCCAGGTGACGAACTCGTAGGCGCTGCTGGTGGGGGCGTGACACTGCACATAAGACTCCGGGGCGCAGTCCACCGTGTTGAACACCACCAGGCTGTACTGGGTGCCCCCGTACTGACAGGGAGAGGGGGGGTGAGATCTGGGGGGGCCCTgacacacccccccacccaccgcccTGAACAGGACCAGGGTGAGATCAGGGTGCCCCGACACCCCCTACCCACACCCTGCACAGAGGGACCAGGGGAGTTCAAGGGAAGCCCCAcaaacctgcccagccccccacaaacCCAATCACCAGCAGGGAGCATGGGGTGAAATGGGGGGCGACccacaaaccggcccagcctcagcccccaaaCTTTGCCACGCGCAAGGGGATGGGGATACAATGAGggaaacccccagcccccactgcctgtGGGGAAGATGGAGGGGTGCCCCACAGCCCCAGAAACTGCTGTATGGGGGGGATGGGGCCCACTCACGTCTCCCCCGAAGTCTGTCTCAGCTGGGGGGCCGCCGTTGAAGTACCTGGGGGGAAACAAGGAGAACGTGCCCATCAGACCCCCCCCCAAGGGGAAGTGGGGCCGGGGATGCCaaggctgcccccagccccacccccaagttTCCCTGGAGCCTCCCCTCTAAATTGGGAGTGGGGCTGACCATGCTCAGTTGCGGGGGGACTAGCTGCTTGGGATGGAGGGaaaatgtgggggaggggctgctcatGGCAAGTACATgcctgggggatggggcaggggcaggctgtccattcaggagggggacagagggaggggggcacaggAGGGCTGGGAGGATATGGGATTAAGGGCAGGGCAACCTGCCCATGGGGGGAAATAGGGGGACCCTGCCCCCGGCAAGGGCCTGGGGAGATGAGAGAggatgtgggggctgggaggcGGCCAGTGGGGccggctggctgggggggtgaCAGGGACACgctggggccggctggccgggggggggaatggggcacaTGCCGGGGGGGCACACGCCGGGGACACGCCaggggggaggaatggggcaCACGCCGGGGGGTGTCGGCGGACGCACTCGATGGCGGGCAGCAGGTAATGCTTGCGCAGCGACTCGAAGTAGGGCCCCAGGTTGGCCGTGCCCTCGATGACGAACACCACGTCGGCCACCATCCCGGCCACGGCCTGCGCgggcagctccagccccggcACCACCATCGCCCCCTGGGcgccccgagccccacggccgctggggggagagacgctgtcgggggggggcggggaatgtaTCCCCCCGTCCCCCGAACCTCCCATGAACCCcgacctgcccccatcccccgaacctccgccccacACCTCCCCCGAACCCCTGCCTCGCACCTCCCCCgaacccccacctgccccctcccccgaaccTCCGCCTCACACCTCCCCTGAACCCccgcctgcccccatcccccgagcccccgccccacacctcccccgaacccccgcctgccccctcccctgaacccccgcctgcctcctccccgagcccccgcctgccccctccccgaacCCCTGCCCCGCACCTCCCCCGAACCCCTGCCTCGCACCTCCCCTGAACCtccgcctgccccctcccctgaacccccgcctgcctcctccccgaacccccgcctgccccctccccgaacCTCCGCCTCACACCTCCCCCgaacccccacctgccccctcccccgaacctccgccccacacctcccccgaacccccacctgccccctcccccgaacctccgccccacacctcccccgaccccccgcctgccccctcccctgaccccccgcctgcctcctccccgagcccccgcctgccccctccccgaacCACTGCCCCGCACCTCCCCCGAACCCCTGCCTCGCACCTCCCCTGAACCtccgcctgccccctcccctgaacccccgcctgcctcctccccgagcccccgcctgccccctcccccgaacccccgcctgccccctcccccgaacccccgcctgccccctcccctgaacccccgcctgcctcctccccgagcccccgcctgccccctccccgaacCACTGCCCCGCAcctcccctgaacccccccctgccccctccccgaaccacccccccacacctcccccgaacccccacctgccccctcccccgaacccccgcctgccccctcccccgaacctccgccccacacctcccccgaacccccacctgccccctcccccgaacctccgcctgccccctccccgagcccccgggtcccccagcgccccccgctcctcacctcctcctgccacTTCCGGCCTAGCCCCGCCCACACCGGAAGTTGCTCCTTCAGCTCCGCCCCGGTCCCGCCCGCCCCGCCGTTACCATGGTAACAGCGTCATCGCTCCCGGCAGCCACCGGGCTCCAAGATGGCGGCGGCCCGGGGCTGAGCCGGagcgggctggggcggggggcggggagcggcgCGCGCGGGGCCGGGAagcgggaggggcggggccagggcttgAGCAGGAGGGGCGGAGCCTGAGAAGGTTTAGGGCCTTGAGTGGGCGGGGCCGGAGGAGGGGCGGGACCTGGGGGCGGAGCCCCAGCAAGACGAGGGGGCGGGACTTGTGAGTAGgcggggcctggggagggggcggggctagggaaggggcggggcctgccGGCCCCTGGGGACAGAGTT from Mauremys mutica isolate MM-2020 ecotype Southern chromosome 15, ASM2049712v1, whole genome shotgun sequence includes the following:
- the MED25 gene encoding mediator of RNA polymerase II transcription subunit 25 isoform X4 is translated as MVVPGLELPAQAVAGMVADVVFVIEGTANLGPYFESLRKHYLLPAIEYFNGGPPAETDFGGDYGGTQYSLVVFNTVDCAPESYVQCHAPTSSAYEFVTWLDGIQFVGGGGESCSLIAEGLSTALQLFDDFKKMREQIGQTHKVCILICNSPPYLLPAVESTTYSGYTTENLVQKIGERGIHFSVVSPRKLPALRVLFDKATPGGMLEAQPKDFSQDPRHMILIRGMVLPVGGSAASGAIQPKQVVPQPQLPTAPPQHPPAPQQPLPPAAQPYQVPQPSSLNAAQAAAQSAVEAAKNQKASLASRFTPLNALQTPFSQAPAQPLPAGSVPAMAPKLPPSSQPSLVSTVTTGSSLLTQPPGQPPPQPGAPAMPSSVAPSSVSVTPPAAPQLGAAQLSGAQQSVTNKVLAWNGVLEWQEKPKPASVDSSTKLTRSLPCQVYVNPGENLKTDQWPQKLIMQLIPQQLLTTLGPLFRNSRMVQFHFTNKDLESLKGLYRIMGNGFAGCVHFPHTAPCEVRVLMLLYSSKKKIFMGLIPYDQSGFVNGIRQVITNHKQVQQQKIEQQRSMAGQQVSPAMAPVPIMDDQQRQQSLPQTGVPQSQQPLHHLQQASQGLLPHQAMGQPMGQPPLQLPGQPLMHQAPGQQWPGQMAPRAPLPGQMLMPPGPRGPGPQPGLQPPSVMEDDILMDLI